The Oncorhynchus gorbuscha isolate QuinsamMale2020 ecotype Even-year unplaced genomic scaffold, OgorEven_v1.0 Un_scaffold_2274, whole genome shotgun sequence genome contains the following window.
gataattgcgttgtttgctgtTCATTTATATGCCTTGTGACTGTGATATATAGGCCGATAtaagacagtggcagaataaattcaaccacacctttgttttcatcacaaaaccggatagcaacctctgtccagtgaagtccacgacgcatgtttattttatttatttaaccttttagtaagacagttacatgacctacagcttgcttaagcaagttaatgtttctgacatttcCGGACCACTAaataactattgatttagaaccacagacaGTTACCGCAATTCACAAAGAATACAGGAGCTTCCTCTATTTCTGCAATAGtaaacttcaacatttcaacatcatcaaatcacctctgcttagtctaaaacagtgacaactaaaagataacaaaaacaatttagtccaatcaacatcACCTAAATATGATGCGTCTGTCCATACTTCTGATTTATGTTTGTGCGTTCGTGCAAGTAGAAAACCCTGTTTACTCACCCAACATGTAGAGAAaggccaatgccatcctcctctctcatgttgacgaaacggtctcccactctgtcatacagtacacgcttGTATTTGGTTGTTGTTCTAGGCTACCTAaataaaatgcttgctcgctagcctaacttccattcatgggtAACGTTaattagttaacattagccttctacatctagctacatattgaacttccgtcctctcaggccaggggcacaacaatgtatgaattaatggttggatcagaatcaccgcTACAATCATTtgccagtacggagaattaagtccaaatccctatctccatccatggctaatttaggaaagagaCGATTGTATCTATCGAGCTTAGCCACCAGAGAACAAcaacaacgagatgcaacaattcaagtcgTTTATGTGTAAGACTTATGCTCTCAAAGCCATTTGATAGGACCAATTAAATCTGATCTCCCTCGGTTTAGCTCAACACTGATTGGCTAATTTGTATACTTGTTTTGTCAAGGAtggccaaatgctcgctggcttccctttcATTCAATGCTACTGGCGGCAAGAATATCCCACTCGTTTGGActagacatagagagacagggtTGCTGTTTTCTCGCTGCTTTTCCTGTGAGATACAttcattcagcctcttgcgaattgaaggaaaattatgaaacacaaaGAGACGAGAAAAATTAAATGTTTATATTTTTGGGGGGAGCCTGGTTTCCCTTGTCGTTCGTGAATAGACTTCACTCTAACTTAAATATGAAATTAACTTtaaatattgtaatgaaacacCAGGGAGCAGGGCAGgactcgaaccctcgaccttcgagcCCGAGGTCCAGCGCGCTATCGACTGCAGCAAAAGCATATTCGTGCGGCAGAGccgatttccgcgcttataaagCCACGGTCGTTACACTACTCCCTCCTTTCAAAGAATGCGACCTCGCGCTGGCTTGTGACTCTACGTCTTACAGGAACGCGCTCACCAGCCAAGCACACGCACTGTCGTGGGTACAAGGTCCGATCACTTTTGACACCAGTGTAATGAAACTCTCGACCTCTCGACCTTCGAGCcccggcgcgctatcgactgtgctgcAAAGGTATGCTCGTGGGGCAGTgtcgatttccgcgcttataaacccagggtcgttacaatatgaTTAGACTAGTTTACTGCAGTGTCTGTAAATAAATATTTGTAATGAAAAGAAATGAAGGGCGCTCAACCAACGTGAGTCGAGCTGCAATCAAAAAAATTAATCATCATGAAAAGGTCAATCACACCGACAGCGTCATCGTGCAAAATGttacgcagcatcatctggatatgtgtgcaactACAATTCAACATTCACCTTTCTGCTACCgtttctgtcaagccgtctacgCATACAGTTTGACTCATAAGTTTGATTAGGCTATTGCCTAGAAATACATATTGGTCACCCATAGTCTATTTCTCAGTTTGAAACTCCCAAAGGGTAGGCTATAACAAATAACTCAAGAGAAAGGGTAAGTCTCTCCAACTCTGCTGACTTCAAACTACATCTACCATATTGGCTGATGTAGCCCAgtattaaatatatataatataatggaCCACGTGAGAATCTCTGGTAATTATACATATTTCTTAAGTTATTTGCGCATTTGATATCGTCTATAGGGCGCAAAATTGCTGGGACCATGGCTGGCAAGAGAGCTATGTCATATAACTAACGGGACTGCGGTTGGGTTTGGGACCAGCTCTTGCGGTAACGAGTGGGAGTCGCACAGAACACCTGCGGGCGTAGTGCAGTATGAAAATCTGCGCGTGGGAGTCGCACAGAACACCTGCGGGCGTGGTGCAGTATGAAAATCTGCGCGTGGGAGTCGCACAGAACACCTGCGGGCGTGGTGCAGTATGAAAATCTGCGCGTGGGAGTCGCACAGAACACCTGCGGGCGTGGTGCAGTATGAAAATCTGCGCGTGGGAGTCGCACAGAACACCTGCGGGCGTGGTGGAGTATGAAAATCTGCGCGTGGGAGCAGGATGAAGAAATCAGTCCAGTGCAGACCTCTACTGTGGATAACTGACAATGATGGGATTATTTCAAGGTAATTCTATTTTCATGtcactgagacagacagatggtcagGCTATCAGGTGGCTTTTGAAATGAATAAAGGACTCGTGTTTATGGAAAGCCATTATGGCTAAACTTGGATCACAGATGAAGACTTGAGGGCATTTTATATTTGTACTGAGACTTTTACTTGTGCCTTACTGTGCAGAGCAGGTACACATCGGTCAAGTACCTTGTAATGACTGTCATACTGAAGCTATAGTCAGCTTTCCATCGGTCAAGTGGTCCTTCTTAGCTCAATGACTGTCATACTGAAGCTATAGTCAGCTTTCCATCGGTCAAGTACCTTGTAATGACTGTCATACTGAAGCTATAGTCAGCTTTCCATCGGTCAAGCACCTTGTAATGACTGTCATACTGAAGCTATAGTCAGCTTTCCAGTGAACAGAACTAACATTTCCCAATACAAAAGTCATTCAGAAACACTGTCCTTCTTCAGAAAAATAAACCTATTATCACCTAGTCAGATATTTTGGGTTCCACAACAACTCATCGAACTGTACAAACATTTTGTACACCAACTGGGTTCCCACACACGTCAGTCATTCTGAGAAGTAGAAGGCTGAGTACATGCAGTGCTAGATAGTTGGAGGATGCTGTTGGGTCGAGCCCTTACCGACATCCCCATCTGCTTCACAAATAGCTCCAGTAACTAAAGCGGAAGAGGCCTACTATGAGGAGGCTGAGTTTGAGCGTCGTGTGGAGGAAATGTGTTTCGGTTATAGTGACTTGACATTTCCTGGTTGcttgacagaaggagagagagacggagcgagtaagcgacagacggacagacagacactagtgCTGATTAGGAGAGCgggctggagacagacagacactggtgCTGATTAGGAGCGATGTGCTACTTACTACTCTGAAGAGCTGAAGCACCCTGTGGGCCTGGTCtggacctactgttctgactctgGACTCCCTGATAACCTAGGACCCAGGAGGGCTCACTGAGACTGGGTTCCTCTGAACCCCTTCTCCCTGCCCTCCCAGACACATGCAATGAGACATGGACTGGCCCACAAATGACAGTCAACTGGTAGGCTAATATTATAATTTAATTCTAGATTGATTACAGAAAACGTGAAGATATAAGATGTTCATCCACTCACATTGATGCGCTGCATCTTACTGTATGTTGGATTTCACATCTGTTGCGTTGCCTCTGCTGATTTCAAAAGACGTTTGCTGAAGTTCCACATTTGCCAGTAGTAGTGATCTTTAAACAGAGGGTTTCTGAAGTATGTTTTGGATTGTGCCTTGCAGCCATATTGGTGCTGCTGCCAGCAGTTGACAATGTAACTAACTTCCTCTATAGGGGCCTGTGGGCGTCTGTCAGGCTGCAAGCATCAACGAGGCATGGTTCATTACTAAACTAGCAGCAGTAGAAGTAGGCGTCTCATAGGGAAGTGCCTGACTAATTGTCAGGTCATGTGGTGTCACCTGATGTTGTTTGGGTGTAATGAGTCAGGTTGGGCCTTGTGGGAACTGTAGTCCCTCACTCCACACACCTCCTGATGTTGTTTGGGTGTAATGAGTCAGGTTGGGCCTTGTGGGAACTGTAGTCCCTCACTCCACACACCGCCTGATGTTGTTTGGGTGTAATGAGTCAGGTTGGGCCTTGTGGGAACTGTAGTCCCTCACTCCACACACCGCCTGATGTTGTTTGGGTGTAATGAGTCAGGTTGGGCCTTGTGGGAACTGTAGTTCATCACTCCACACACCGCCTGATGTTGTTTGGGTGAAATGAGTCAGGTTGGGCCTTGTGGGAACTGTAGTCCCTCACTCCACACACCGCCTGATGTTGTTTGGGTGTAATGAGTCAGGTTGGGCCTTGTGGGAACTGTAGTCCCTCACTCCACACACCGCCTGATGTTGTTCGGGTGTAATGAGTCAAGTTGGGCCTTGTGGGAACTGTAGTTCCTCACTCCACACACCGCCTGATGTTGTTAGGGTGTAATGAGTCAGGTTGGGCCTTGTGGGAACTGTAGTTCCTCACTCCACACACCGCCTGATGTTGTTAGGGTGTAATGAGTCAGGTTGGGCCTTGTGGGAACTGTAGTCCCTCACTCCACACACCGCCTGATGTTGTTTGGGTGTAATGAGTCAGGTTGGGCCTTGTGGGAACTGTAGTCCCTCACTCCACACACCGCCTGATGTTGTTTGGGTGTAATGAGTCAGGTTGGGCCTTGTGGGAACTGTAGTTAGTACTCACTCCACACTGTGGTGCCTGATGTGTGGAAGAAAATAACACTCCTCGTTCTCACGTGAAGAAGGCTTTGCGTCTCTCTAACGTCGGGCTCTGAGTGAAGAAGGCTTTAGTGACATCAATAGTAGATAGTACTCAGTCTCTCTGTGGTGCTCTAGTTGTTTAGTGACATCAATAGTAGATAGTACTCAGTCTCTCTGTGATGCTCTAGTTGTTTAGTGACATCAATAGTAGATAGTACTCAGTCTCTGTGATGCTCTAGTTGTTTAGTGACATCAATAGTAGATAGTACTCAGTCTCTCTGTGATGCTCTAGTTGTTTAGTGACATCAATAGTAGATAGTACTCAGTCTCTCTGTGATGCTCTAGTTGTTTAGTGACATCAATAGTAGATAGTACTCAGTCTCTCTGTGGTGCTCTAGTTGTTTAGTGACATCAATAGTAGATAGTACTcagtctctctgttgtgctctagTTGTTTAGTGACATCAATAGTAGATAGTACTCAGTCTCTCTGTGATGCTCTAGTTGTTTAGTGACATCAATAGTAGCCTGggttccagtctgtttctgctcgcTTGCCAACTCCttggcttgacaatgacagcAATGGAGCTCTAGTTGgaaagagcacaaacagatctgggaccaggctagatgaGGCTATGTGAGAGAtgagaaacagatctgggaccaggctagatgaGGCTATGTGAGAGATGgggaaacagatctgggaccaggctagatgaGGCTATGTGAGAGATGGGGAaaccgatctgggaccaggctagatgaGGCTATGTGAGAGATGgggaacagatctgggaccaggctagatgaGGCTATGTGAGAGATgggaaacagatctgggaccaggctagatgaGGCTATGTGAGAGATGGGAAACGTAGTGTGACTTGATAGGAGAGTAGCAGGATATGATGAGGCAGATAAGAGCTGCGATATTGACAGAACCTACAGaagaactctgtatacatgtccctgtgttatagaacctacagtagaactctgtatacatgtccctgtgttatagaacctacagtagaactctgtgtacatgtccctgtgttatagaacctacagtagaactctgtatacatgtccctgtgttatagaacctacagtagaactctgtataaatgtccctgtgttatagaacctacagtagaactctgtataaatgtccctgtgttatagaacctacagtagaactctgtataaatgtccctgtgttatagaacctacagtagaactctgtatacatgtccctgtgttatagaacctacagtagaactctgtatacatgtccctgtgttatagaacctacagtagaactctgtatacatgtccctgtgttatagaacctacagtagaactctgtatacatgtccctctgttatagaacctacagtagaactctgtatacatgtccctgtgttatagaacctacagtagaactctgtgtacatgtccctgtgttatagaacctacagaagaactctgtatacatgtccctgtgttatagaacctacagtagaactctgtatacatgtccctgtgttatagaacctacagtagaactctgtatacatgtccctgtgttatagaacctacagtagaactctgtatacatgtccctgtgttatagaacctacagtagaactctgtatacatgtccctgtgttatagaacctacagtagaactctgtatacatgtccctgtgttatagaacctacagtagaactctgtatacatgtccctgtgttatagaacctacagtagaactctgtatacatgtccctgtgttatagaacctacagaaGAACTCTGTAtaaatgtccctgtgttatagaacctacagtagaactctgtatacatgtccctgtgttatagaacctacagtagaactctgtgtacatgtccctgtgttatagaacctacagtagaactctgtatacatgtccctgtgttatagaacctacagtagaactctgtatacatgtccctgtgttatagaacctacagtagaactctgtatacatgtccctgtgttatagaacctacagtagaactctgtatacatgtccctgtgttatagaacctacagtagaactctgtatacatgtccctccctgtgttatagaacctacagtagaactctgtatacatgtccctgtgttatagaacctacagtagaactctgtatacatgtccctgtgttatagaacctacagtagaactctgtgtacatgtccctgtgttatagaacctacagtagaactctgtataaatgtccctgtgttatagaacctacagtacatgtccctgtgttatagaacctacagtagaactctgtatacatgtccctgtgttatagaacctacagtagaactctgtatacatgtccctgtgttatagaacctacagtagaactctgtatacatgtccctgtgttatagaacctacagtagaactctgtatacatgtccctgtgttatagaacctacagtagaactctgtatacatgtccctgtgttatagaacctacagtagaactctgtatacatgtccctgtgttatagaacctacagtagaactctgtatacatgtccctgtgttatagaacctacagtagaactctgtataaatgtccctgtgttatagaacctacagtagaactctgtatacatgtccctgtgttatagaacctacagtagaactctgtatacatgtccctgtgttatagaacctacagtagaactctgtatacatgtccctgtgttatagaacctacagtagaactctgtatacatgtccctgtgttatagaacctacagtagaactctgtataaatgtccctgtgttatagaacctacagtagaactctgtatacatgtccctgtgttatagaacctacagtagaactctgtatacatgtccctgtgttatagaacctacagtagaactctgtataaatgtccctgtgttatagttCAAGGCCGGTCACCCTTCCCTTTCCATTTAAAGCACAGTATTTAATGGAGTTAAGGATGGATAAGTTGATTGATGATGAAAGGAAGTCACATTCTTCGTGCATAAATCATGTACATCACTTAaccaatgttttatttatttggcCTCTAAAGAATTGCGTAGCTTGTTACTTTCGTGGTGGTGTTTTTCAGCCATAGGCCTCTACTATTTAGAAAAAAGGCTTGCATACATTATCTCATATGCTCCTGAATGTGCCATCACTTTCGTAAGGTTGCTGTAACTTCCTGTTGCAAACACAAGAGACGTCAGCCCCCGCTGGTTGTTGTTTAGAGTCTGAGTGTAACACACTGCATAAGGACAACCTGTTCGCACGGTGATCAGAAAACATCAACCACAGGGTACAGTCCTTTAAACGGAATGTTAACGTGTACTGGTCCACGGGCACTGTGCCGTGTACTGGTCCACGTGCACTGTGCCGTGTACTGGTCCACGTGCACTGTGCTTTTCCCATGTTGTGTTTACTAGTTCTGCACGTGTGACTTCAGAATCAGAAAATGTTATTGCCATGCAACAAATGTTGCCAGGGATTTCCCTTGGTGTTGTACCGAGAAGCATCAATCACATCAACCCAGATCAGACTTGTGCCAGTATGACTGGAgactcatcctctgtctctcttccctcctgcAGAAAGATGAGGGCTGCCTGCAGCAGTGGCTGGAGGCTTTTGTGGCTTCCTTTGAGAAGCTTGTTGATGTGCAGTCACTGGAGCCTCGCAGGTGAGTtgactgattggctcaaatgtattTCCTTCGTCCCAAATTGCAATCTATTCCCGGTACTTCGTTTGAGCAGATCCTAGATCTGTAACAAGGGGAAACCTCAGGGCGCTGGTCACAGggtatggtggaaaataagatacttattttatttaaataattattttccaccataatttgcaaataaattcataaaaatcctataatgtgattttctggatttattttcctcattttgtctctcatagttgaagtgtacctatgatgaaaattacaggcctctcatctttttaagtgggagaacttgcacaattggtggctgactaaatactttttttgccccactgtaagtagtAAAACAgcaccatcctctctctcatctcttcttctttttcttcctctccctttcctcttcccctctccgctcctctccaccacctattctcctctaaccactctcctcttcctcttccccttcctgctccccttcctcttccctcttcccgctcccctttctctttcctcttcccctctccgctcctctccaccacctattctccctaaccactctcctcttccccttccccttcctgctccccttcctcttccctcttcccgctcccctttctctttcctctccctctcctccctttcttctccctcttccctcttctccccttcctcttcccctccctctttcctacgTTCTCAGGCTGGAGAACTATATTGCGGAGGTTCCCCTTGTACCCAGGGACATACTGGTGTTCCTCAGTGACCAGCTATCACACAGTACCATTCACCTCTCTGGGGGCGACAGTAACAACAGCACCCTGCTCCTCTCTGGGGGCGACAGTAACAACAGCACCCTGCTCCTCTCTGGGGGCGACAGTAACAACAGCACTCTGCACCCCTCTGGGGGCGACAGTAACAACAGCACCCTGCACCCCTCTGGGGGCGACAGTAACAACAGCACCCTGCACCTCTCTGGGGGTGACAGTAACAACAGCACCCTGCACCTCTCTGGGGGCGACAGTAACAACAGCACCCTGCACCTCTCTGGGGGCGACAGTAACAACAGCACCCTGCACCTCTCTGGGGGCGACAGTAACAACAGCACCCTGCACCTCTCTGGGGGCGACAGTAACAACAGCACCCTGCACCTCTCTGGGGGCGACAGTAACAACAGCACCCTGCACCTCTCTGGGGGCGACAGTAACAACAGCACCCTGCACCTCTCTGGGGGCGACAGTAACAACAGCACCCTGCACCCCCTGCTGCTTATTAAGTTCTTCATTATCGTCTGCAGGTAGACCTTATATGTTCTATGACCCTCAGTTCACCCTTTGTTGAATGACTCTGCCCATCATTTCTACCCATGACTGATGCTAGATAACAAGAACAAATCTGCTAGAAGCTGATGCTAGAAAACATGAAAAGATCTGCTAAAAGCTCATGCCAGATAATGTGAAAAAATATACTAGAAGCTGATGCTAGATAACAAGAAAAAATATGCTAGAAGCTGATGCTAGATAACAGTGAGATCAGAGAAAGATTGGTGACAATTTGATCTGAGTCTCTCTGTTCTTCAGGAATATGGAAAACATGGACCCAGAGAAGACCCCAGGCTTTGTCTTGAGACCCTTAAACTGTTAAACTTCTGCTTGACTCAGGTAAGACACAACCCTAGAtgaaccttacacacacacacacacacacacacacacacacacacacacacacacacacacacacacacacacacacacacacacacacacacacacacacacacacacacacacacacacacacacacacacacacacacacacacacacacacacacacacacacacacacaagttacaCATTAGTAATTTTCAACAATGGAGGATCTGCAAACTATACTATATCACTCATTCATACTCTAGATtaatatacttttacttttgagcCAGAatgataatatactgtctattgaGCCAGAatgataatatactgtctattgaGCCAGAatgataatatactgtctattgaGCCAGAatgataatatactgtctattgagccagaatgataatataatatatgccatttagccagAATTATCCAAATATACAGTCATTGTGCATTCAGTCCCGGGATAatactaccctggcgttacaagcgccatgctctaccaactgagctacagaaggacatactGTCTATTGAGCCAGAatgataatatactgtctattgaGCCAGAatgataatatactgtctattgaGCCAGAatgataatatactgtctattgaGCCAGAatgataatatactgtctattgaGCCAGAATTATAATATATGCATTGAGCCAGatgataatatactgtctattgaGCCAGAATGATAATATTTTATTGAGCCAGAatgataatatactgtctattgaGCCAGAGAATGCAGTGGAGTGTGAAGCTACTATCCTATAAATCCACATTACTTTTTCCACCTAAAAGTGGCAGAACTGGGTTTCCTGAGAATAGACCTGTGGGTGTGTGGCTGACCTGTGGGTGTGTGGCTGACCTGTGGGTGTGTGGCTGACCTGTGGGTGTGTGGCTGACCTGTGGGTGTGTGGCTGACCTGTGGGTGTGTGGCTGACCTGTGGGTGTGTGGCTGACCTGTGGGTGTGTGGCTGACCTGTGGGTGTGTGGCTGACCTGTGGGTGTGTGGCTGACCTGTGGGTGTGTGGCTGACCTGTGGGTGTGTGGCTGACCTGTGTCTATATTGTCAGTATTGTttgtaaggtgaatgcaccaatttgtaagtcgctctggataagagcgtctgctaaatgacttaaatgtaaaatgtaaatgtaaatgtttgtgaaGAGTGTCATATATAGTAATGTGTATTTAGAAGTGAAGAGTGTCATAAATAGGAATGTGTATTTAGAAGTGAAGTGTCATAAATAGGAATGTTTATTTAGTTAAAGTGTGTAGCTGTGTTTGTTATTATTTGCTCTGAGATGTCTTTGTTTTAAAAGCCCTCTCAAGGTCAagtaaatatgtgtgtgtatgtgtttcagcTGAAGAAGCAGCCTGCGGATCAGTCGTCCCTCCAGACAGTGATTCAGTATGGCCTAATGCTGTTGGAGAGTCTCTTTGACCCTTATAATACATGGAGGAGACGCCTGACAGGGTGCGTCCGTGTGTACGTCCGTGTGTACGTCCGTGTGTACGTCCGTGTGTACGTGCACGCCATGTTTTGAAGCTGGGTGGAGACCCCTGTGGGATGTTTTGAAGCTGGGTGGAGACCGCctgtgggactgtgtgtgttttgaagcTGGGTGGAGACCGCCTgttggactgtgtgtgttttgaagcTGGGTGGAGACCGCCTgttggactgtgtgtgttttgaagcTGGGTGGAGACCGCctgtgggactgtgtgtgttttgaagcTGGGTGGAGACCGCCTGTGGGACTTTGTGTGTTTTGAAGCTGGGTGGAGACCGCCTgttggactgtgtgtgtttgaagcTGGGTGGAGACCGCCTgttggactgtgtgtgttttgaagcTGGGTGGAGACCTCCTgttggactgtgtgtgttttgaagcTGGGTGGAGACTGCCTgttggactgtgtgtgttttgaagcTGGGTGGAGACCGCCTgttggactgtgtgtgttttgaagcTGGGTGGAGACCGCCCAttggactgtgtgtgttttgaagcTGGGTGGAGACTGCCTgttggactgtgtgtgttttgaagcTGGGTGGAGACCGCCCAttggactgtgtgtgttttgaagcTGGGTGGAGACTGCCTgttggactgtgtgtgttttgaagcTGGGTGAAGACCACCCGTTgaactgtgtgtgttttgaagcTGGGTGGAGACTGCCTgttggactgtgtgtgttttgaagcTGGGTGGAGACCGCCTgttggactgtgtgtgttttgaagcTGGGTGGAGACCGCCCAttagactgtgtgtgttttgaagcTGGGTGGAGACTGCCTgttggactgtgtgtgttttgaagcTGGGTGAAGACCACCCGTTgaactgtgtgtgttgtgaagcTGGGTGGAGACCACCCGTTgaactgtgtgtgttttgaagcTGGGTGGAGACCACCCGTTgaactgtgtgtgttttgaagcTGGGTGGAGACCGCCCGTTGAACTGGGTGTGTTTTGAAGCTGGGTGGAGACCGCCCGTTGgactgtgtgtgtcagtatgtctgtgtctttgtgtgtgtggtgaagggcCATGTCGAGGGCAGACTGTATAAACCCAACCTTATCTCTGCATGTTCATCTGTAGTGGATGATGGTGTTTCTGCAACAGCTCTTATCTCTGTCTCCTtaatgtgcatcccaaatggcaacctactccctatatagtgcactactttagaccagagccctgtggggaactacatggggaataggatGCTTTTTGGTACGGAGGCCAAGTCTGTAGGCCTGctgtaaatatgtgtgtgtgtgtgtgttttttttttagggAGGAGGTGAGCATGGTGGAGAGGAGCAAGTATAagttctcccctctccccttaccaGAGGAGCTGCCTGCTCTATTCCATGGTGaggcaccacacaccacacacaccacactaataTACAGCTTTCCTTTAGGCTGCTCAAAATGTACTTTTCTCCCTTTGGAGAAACACAGTGGGCAAGAGTCCAGTCGATATGTTCTGTCTTGATCTAAAGTGAATGATGTTATTTTCTAATTAGCAGTGTTCTCTCACTGGGATCTTAGTTGATTAAACACTTCTGTTGCTAGTGTCCTTTGATTAGCAGGGTGCTAATCTGTAAACCATGTGGGAAACCTGTCTGTAGATTACAGGAAGCTCGACATGACTGT
Protein-coding sequences here:
- the LOC124025537 gene encoding type I inositol polyphosphate 5-phosphatase 12-like isoform X2 translates to MDWPTNDSQLKDEGCLQQWLEAFVASFEKLVDVQSLEPRRLENYIAEVPLVPRDILVFLSDQLSHSTIHLSGGDSNNSTLLLSGGDSNNSTLLLSGGDSNNSTLHPSGGDSNNSTLHPSGGDSNNSTLHLSGGDSNNSTLHLSGGDSNNSTLHLSGGDSNNSTLHLSGGDSNNSTLHLSGGDSNNSTLHLSGGDSNNSTLHLSGGDSNNSTLHLSGGDSNNSTLHPLLLIKFFIIVCRNMENMDPEKTPGFVLRPLNC
- the LOC124025537 gene encoding type I inositol polyphosphate 5-phosphatase 12-like isoform X1, which gives rise to MASKERLNELWILYYTKKDEGCLQQWLEAFVASFEKLVDVQSLEPRRLENYIAEVPLVPRDILVFLSDQLSHSTIHLSGGDSNNSTLLLSGGDSNNSTLLLSGGDSNNSTLHPSGGDSNNSTLHPSGGDSNNSTLHLSGGDSNNSTLHLSGGDSNNSTLHLSGGDSNNSTLHLSGGDSNNSTLHLSGGDSNNSTLHLSGGDSNNSTLHLSGGDSNNSTLHLSGGDSNNSTLHPLLLIKFFIIVCRNMENMDPEKTPGFVLRPLNC